The following proteins are co-located in the Tiliqua scincoides isolate rTilSci1 chromosome 8, rTilSci1.hap2, whole genome shotgun sequence genome:
- the PLPP2 gene encoding phospholipid phosphatase 2 has product MERARVFVALDVLCFVVASLPFTILTLVNSPYKRGFYCDDNSIRYPYKPDTITHGLMAGITIPCTVTIICAGEAYLVYMERLYSRSEFNNYLAALYKVVGTFIFGGAISQSLTDLAKYMIGRLRPNFLAVCKPDWSHVNCSEYVQLEGICQGDIRDITESRLSFYSGHSSFGMYCMMFLALYVQARLVAKWARLVRPTIQFFLLSFAIYVGYTRVADYKHHWSDVLVGLLQGALIAILVVRYVSDFFKQRPPPTCADKNVGHKASTPLPLSEPERNHYS; this is encoded by the exons ATGGAGCGCGCGAGGGTCTTCGTGGCGCTGGATGTCCTGTGCTTCGTGGTCG CATCTCTGCCTTTCACCATTTTGACCCTGGTGAACTCTCCATACAAGCGGGGCTTCTACTGTGATGATAACTCCATCCGCTATCCATAcaagccagacaccatcactcATGGACTTATGGCCGGCATTACCATCCCCTGCACTGTTACCATA ATTTGTGCTGGTGAGGCATACCTTGTTTATATGGAGCGTCTCTACTCCAGGTCTGAATTTAACAATTACCTGGCTGCCCTCTACAAGGTAGTGGGGACATTTATTTTTGGTGGAGCCATCAGCCAGTCACTGACAGACCTAGCCAAGTACATGATTGGGCGCTTGCGGCCCAACTTCCTAGCAGTCTGCAAGCCTGATTGGTCACATGTCAACTGCTCAGAATATGTCCAGTTGGAGGGGATATGCCAAGGAGACATCAGGGACATCACTGAGTCCAG gttATCATTCTATTCTGGACACTCTTCATTTGGAATGTACTGTATGATGTTCCTAGCG CTCTACGTACAGGCCCGCCTAGTTGCCAAGTGGGCCCGATTGGTGCGCCCAACGATCCAGTTCTTCCTTCTCTCATTTGCCATCTATGTGGGCTACACCCGTGTGGCAGACTATAAACACCACTGGAGTGATGTGTTGGTGGGCCTTCTCCAGGGAGCACTCATTGCTATACTTGTT GTCCGTTACGTCTCTGACTTTTTCAAACAACGGCCTCCCCCCACGTGTGCTGACAAGAACGTGGGGCACAAAGCCAGCACTCCTCTTCCTCTAAGTGAACCAGAGCGCAATCATTACAGCTAG